The Chryseobacterium nakagawai genome has a segment encoding these proteins:
- a CDS encoding peptide MFS transporter: MKTKHPKGLPYLFFTEMWERFGYYLILGIFVLYVIEPTGMKGGLGLPDKTADDIFGTYIALTYLTPFIGGFLADRVLGYIKSIYLGGFLMAAGYIGMGIFKDLPLFYASLALIIIGNGFFKPTISTLLGNLYSEEPYKANKDSGYNIFYMGINIGAFICNIIAAFMRNKFGWGEAFITAGVGMLIGMVIFTIGRKHYIHAAQMKPVQEGDTKLSEIMLKVFVPAIAFGAIGWFIPNNIFGSDSTDAFIFACVPVIYFYASLYFKAKPDEKASIGALLSVFLISMFFWAVFKQNGTALTRWANYYTDRSVPASLEKPLEGIYMVEGKSYEDKEVPVYDNQFRSQKDDNGDTKKEIGKDVYFKNITPEQRAALEKNPESKVYLYNTELFQSINPFWVIALTPVVVGFWALLRRKGKEPLTPTKIVLGLFISGLSCLVMVLAVMAGDNGSAKVSPLWLVASYGVITIGELCLSPMGLSFVSKLSPARITALMMGGFFLANSVGNKLSGILASTWYSYENKTNYFLVNFALLIFATLLGLSMLKRLNKIMKEKGH; this comes from the coding sequence ATGAAGACTAAACATCCTAAAGGGCTGCCTTATCTTTTCTTTACAGAAATGTGGGAGCGTTTCGGGTACTACCTGATTCTTGGAATCTTTGTTCTGTATGTTATTGAACCTACGGGTATGAAAGGAGGTCTGGGACTTCCGGACAAAACTGCTGATGACATTTTCGGAACTTATATTGCGTTAACTTATCTTACTCCATTTATTGGAGGATTCCTAGCTGATAGAGTCCTGGGATATATCAAATCTATTTACCTTGGAGGCTTTTTAATGGCTGCAGGGTACATAGGAATGGGGATTTTCAAGGATTTACCTTTATTTTATGCTTCTTTGGCATTAATTATTATTGGTAATGGTTTCTTTAAACCTACCATCTCTACCCTTTTAGGAAATCTTTATTCTGAAGAGCCTTATAAAGCGAACAAAGATTCCGGATACAATATTTTCTACATGGGAATCAATATCGGGGCATTTATCTGTAACATTATTGCTGCATTTATGCGTAATAAGTTCGGTTGGGGTGAGGCCTTCATTACCGCAGGAGTTGGAATGCTTATTGGTATGGTGATTTTCACAATCGGAAGAAAACACTACATCCATGCAGCACAGATGAAACCTGTACAGGAAGGTGATACGAAACTTTCTGAGATCATGCTTAAGGTATTTGTTCCTGCAATTGCTTTCGGAGCTATCGGATGGTTTATTCCAAACAATATTTTTGGAAGTGACAGTACAGATGCTTTTATTTTTGCGTGTGTTCCTGTTATTTATTTCTATGCTTCTCTTTATTTTAAGGCTAAACCTGATGAAAAAGCATCAATCGGAGCATTACTTTCTGTATTCCTGATCAGTATGTTCTTTTGGGCTGTTTTCAAGCAGAATGGTACTGCTTTAACAAGATGGGCTAACTATTATACAGACAGAAGCGTTCCTGCCTCTCTGGAAAAACCATTGGAAGGAATTTATATGGTTGAAGGAAAGAGCTACGAAGACAAAGAAGTTCCTGTGTATGATAACCAATTCCGCTCTCAGAAAGACGACAACGGAGATACGAAAAAAGAAATCGGAAAAGATGTTTACTTTAAAAACATTACCCCGGAACAACGTGCTGCTCTTGAGAAAAACCCTGAAAGTAAAGTTTACTTATACAATACTGAACTATTCCAATCCATTAATCCATTCTGGGTAATTGCACTGACTCCTGTTGTGGTAGGATTCTGGGCTTTGTTAAGAAGAAAAGGGAAAGAACCTTTAACACCAACCAAAATCGTTTTAGGACTGTTTATTTCAGGATTATCATGTCTGGTAATGGTTTTAGCGGTAATGGCTGGAGATAATGGATCTGCAAAAGTTTCTCCATTATGGTTGGTAGCAAGTTACGGCGTAATTACTATTGGGGAATTATGTCTTTCTCCAATGGGGCTTTCTTTCGTTTCCAAGCTTTCTCCTGCAAGGATTACAGCTTTAATGATGGGAGGTTTCTTCCTTGCCAACTCTGTAGGAAACAAACTTTCAGGAATTCTGGCAAGTACGTGGTATAGCTATGAAAATAAGACGAATTATTTCCTTGTGAATTTCGCTTTGTTAATATTTGCTACACTTTTAGGCCTTTCAATGTTAAAAAGATTAAATAAAATTATGAAGGAAAAAGGGCATTAA
- a CDS encoding S9 family peptidase, whose translation MKKLLLTLTIAAAFHQVSAQEITLDKIYSGYYRGKGIAGITSMKNGENYLVIEPSGIAKYSYKTSQKEGNIVEGSFESYVFSDDESKILLQKESQPIYRHSFLGKFEVKDLKSGKVISLNGGKSVQEPAFSPDATKVAFISDNNLFYQDLTSGKITQITTDGKKNAILNGLADWVYEEEFGHAKQYEWTKNSDAIVFIKSDESQVPEIYIPIYGKNLYPIEMRYKYPKAGEKNSVVSAQLYRLDTEKVMPLNLGSFKNYYIQNVFQTAKADELVLITSERIQNASDVLKVNTKTGTVQKLFTETDDKWIDTDSPTIEFLDDDSFLWASERDGNRHLYWYDKDGKLKKQITKGNWEVTDYYGFNPKSKEIYIQTTEKGSINKVVSKVNIENGKSQLISNAEGNNSANFSKSYNYFIETSSTAAKPHTYVLKDGNGKTVKELQNNNDQLQKLKADNFVEKEFITIPNAVGDQMNAWIMKPKNFDPNKKYPLFMFQYSGPGSQQVANSWDNGNTMWFNHLVQKGYIVACVDGRGTGYKGAKYKKVTYMNLGKYEIEDQITAAKWFGNQSYIDKGRIGMFGWSFGGYMTSLAMTKGADVFKMGIAVAPVTNWRYYDSVYTERFMRTPQENPDGYDKNSPTEYAKLLKGKFLLIHGTADDNVHFQNSMELSEALIQNKKQFDFMAYPDKNHGIYGGQTRPQLYQKMTDFILSNL comes from the coding sequence ATGAAAAAACTACTCTTAACTTTAACTATAGCCGCCGCATTCCATCAAGTGTCTGCACAGGAAATCACTTTAGATAAAATATATTCAGGATATTACCGTGGTAAAGGTATTGCCGGGATTACTTCTATGAAAAACGGAGAAAATTATCTTGTTATTGAACCTTCAGGAATTGCAAAATATTCATATAAAACTTCTCAGAAAGAAGGAAACATTGTAGAGGGAAGCTTTGAAAGCTATGTATTTTCGGATGATGAGTCTAAAATTCTTTTGCAGAAAGAAAGTCAGCCTATCTACAGACACTCTTTCCTTGGAAAGTTTGAAGTAAAAGATTTAAAATCAGGGAAAGTAATCAGCTTAAATGGAGGAAAGTCTGTTCAGGAGCCTGCTTTTTCACCGGATGCCACAAAAGTAGCATTCATTTCTGATAACAATTTGTTTTATCAGGATCTAACATCAGGCAAAATCACTCAGATTACTACTGATGGTAAGAAAAATGCTATTCTTAACGGTCTGGCAGACTGGGTATATGAAGAAGAATTCGGACATGCAAAACAATATGAATGGACGAAAAACTCTGATGCTATTGTATTTATAAAATCGGACGAGAGCCAGGTTCCGGAAATTTATATTCCGATCTATGGAAAAAACCTTTATCCTATAGAAATGCGTTATAAATATCCTAAGGCAGGAGAAAAAAACTCTGTAGTTTCTGCACAGCTCTATCGTCTTGATACAGAGAAAGTAATGCCACTGAACTTAGGTTCTTTCAAAAATTATTATATCCAGAATGTTTTTCAGACTGCAAAAGCGGATGAATTGGTTTTGATTACTTCGGAGAGAATTCAAAATGCCTCAGATGTTTTAAAAGTAAATACTAAAACAGGAACTGTACAGAAATTATTCACAGAAACTGATGATAAGTGGATTGACACAGACAGTCCAACGATTGAATTCCTTGATGATGATTCTTTCCTTTGGGCTTCTGAAAGAGATGGGAACCGACATTTATATTGGTATGATAAAGATGGAAAACTGAAGAAGCAGATTACAAAAGGAAATTGGGAGGTAACAGATTATTATGGTTTCAATCCAAAATCTAAAGAAATCTACATCCAAACTACTGAAAAAGGGAGCATCAATAAAGTGGTCTCTAAGGTAAATATAGAAAACGGAAAATCTCAGCTGATCTCCAATGCAGAAGGAAATAACTCTGCTAATTTCAGTAAAAGTTATAACTATTTTATTGAAACGTCTTCTACGGCTGCAAAACCTCATACTTATGTATTAAAAGATGGAAATGGGAAAACAGTGAAAGAGCTTCAAAATAACAACGATCAGCTTCAGAAATTGAAAGCAGATAATTTTGTTGAAAAGGAATTTATCACTATCCCAAATGCTGTAGGCGATCAAATGAATGCATGGATAATGAAACCCAAAAATTTCGATCCTAATAAAAAGTATCCATTATTCATGTTCCAATATTCAGGTCCAGGTTCTCAACAGGTTGCCAACTCATGGGATAACGGTAACACAATGTGGTTTAACCATCTTGTACAAAAAGGATACATTGTTGCTTGTGTTGATGGACGTGGAACAGGTTACAAAGGAGCAAAATACAAGAAAGTTACCTATATGAATCTTGGTAAATACGAGATCGAAGACCAGATTACAGCTGCAAAATGGTTCGGAAACCAATCTTATATTGATAAGGGCAGAATCGGTATGTTCGGATGGAGCTTCGGAGGTTATATGACCAGCTTAGCCATGACAAAAGGAGCAGATGTTTTCAAAATGGGTATTGCAGTGGCACCCGTAACCAACTGGAGATATTATGATTCTGTATACACAGAAAGATTTATGAGAACACCACAGGAAAACCCTGATGGATATGATAAGAACTCTCCTACTGAATATGCAAAACTGTTGAAAGGTAAATTTCTTTTAATCCACGGAACAGCTGATGACAACGTTCATTTCCAAAACTCTATGGAATTGTCCGAAGCTTTGATTCAAAATAAAAAGCAGTTTGATTTTATGGCGTATCCAGATAAAAACCATGGGATTTATGGTGGCCAGACAAGACCGCAACTGTATCAGAAAATGACAGATTTTATTTTGAGTAATTTATAG
- a CDS encoding bacteriocin-like protein, translating into MKNLKKVSRRQLKEVQGGVLPGMKDV; encoded by the coding sequence ATGAAAAATTTAAAAAAAGTTTCAAGACGACAGTTAAAAGAAGTACAAGGTGGTGTTTTACCAGGAATGAAAGATGTGTAG
- a CDS encoding DUF6496 domain-containing protein produces the protein MSKTKYSDKAQDKVGEVMHEFKEGKLKSSSGKKVTNRKQAIAIGISEAREKDLKVPPKKKSK, from the coding sequence ATGAGCAAAACCAAATATTCAGATAAAGCTCAGGACAAAGTAGGAGAAGTAATGCATGAATTCAAAGAAGGCAAGCTGAAATCTTCTTCCGGAAAGAAAGTGACAAACAGAAAACAAGCTATAGCTATTGGTATTTCTGAAGCGAGAGAAAAAGATCTGAAAGTGCCACCCAAAAAGAAAAGTAAGTAA
- the glgP gene encoding alpha-glucan family phosphorylase, with amino-acid sequence MDFRNFKIPYSINPKYSKKAAYFSMEFALEQVLKIYSGGLGFLAGSHMRSAYNLKQDLIGIGILWKFGYYDQARNHDQTLQPVWTRKMYSFLEDTEIKFQIEIHGAPVWVKVWYLDPEVFNTAPMFFLSTDVPENDHVSKTICHKLYDANESTKLAQYILLGKGGAKLLDEMNIERDVYHLNEAHGLPAAFYLLRKYNGDLNKVKEKLVFTTHTPEEAGNEKHNFKLCYDMTYFSGYSMEEIKTISGTDDDRFNHSLCALKMARMANGVSQLHGVVSRAMWNKYPGICEITSITNAQEFKYWADKSLYNAKDENDDTVFDYRKKHLKKKLFSIVADQTGNLFNPNVFTIVWARRFAGYKRAELLLHDKERFYRLLNNPKYPVQIIWAGKPYPMDYSAISTFNTLVEESKNHRNMAVLTGYELSLSKSLKQGSDLWLNNPRVPREASGTSGMTAAMNGSVNLSTDDGWIPEFAQHGENSFVVPKADYLNMSIYEQDNYDLNKLYEILENEILPMYYDRPEQWRKIQHNAMNDVKDQFNSDRMADEYYRVLYHQE; translated from the coding sequence ATGGATTTTAGGAATTTTAAAATACCTTACAGCATCAATCCCAAATATTCAAAAAAAGCCGCCTATTTCTCAATGGAATTTGCCCTTGAGCAAGTATTGAAAATATACTCCGGTGGACTTGGTTTCTTAGCAGGATCTCATATGAGAAGTGCTTATAACCTGAAGCAGGATCTTATCGGAATTGGTATTCTCTGGAAATTTGGATATTATGATCAGGCCAGAAACCATGATCAGACTCTTCAGCCCGTATGGACCAGAAAAATGTACAGCTTTCTTGAGGACACGGAAATAAAATTCCAAATCGAGATTCATGGGGCTCCGGTTTGGGTGAAGGTATGGTATCTTGATCCTGAGGTTTTCAACACGGCACCCATGTTTTTCCTGTCTACGGATGTTCCTGAAAACGATCATGTTTCGAAAACGATCTGTCATAAACTCTATGATGCTAACGAATCAACCAAACTGGCTCAATATATTTTACTTGGAAAAGGAGGTGCTAAATTACTGGATGAGATGAACATCGAACGAGATGTTTACCATTTAAATGAAGCCCACGGACTTCCGGCCGCATTTTATTTACTAAGAAAATATAATGGCGATCTGAATAAAGTTAAAGAAAAACTGGTTTTCACTACTCATACTCCGGAAGAAGCAGGAAATGAAAAGCATAATTTCAAATTATGTTATGATATGACTTATTTTTCCGGCTATAGCATGGAAGAAATAAAAACAATTTCAGGTACAGATGATGACCGTTTCAACCATTCGCTTTGTGCTCTGAAAATGGCAAGAATGGCTAATGGGGTTTCTCAGCTTCACGGAGTCGTTTCCCGTGCCATGTGGAATAAATATCCCGGAATCTGTGAAATTACGTCTATTACCAACGCACAGGAATTCAAATATTGGGCAGATAAGTCTCTTTATAATGCGAAAGATGAAAATGATGATACCGTTTTCGATTACCGTAAAAAGCATTTAAAAAAGAAACTGTTCAGCATAGTGGCAGACCAAACCGGAAACCTATTCAACCCAAATGTTTTTACCATTGTATGGGCAAGAAGATTTGCAGGTTACAAACGTGCAGAACTGCTTTTACATGATAAAGAAAGATTTTACAGACTTCTGAACAATCCGAAATATCCGGTCCAGATTATCTGGGCAGGAAAACCCTACCCTATGGATTATTCAGCAATTTCAACCTTCAATACTTTGGTTGAAGAAAGTAAGAATCACAGAAACATGGCCGTTCTTACAGGATATGAACTCTCTTTAAGTAAATCATTAAAACAAGGTTCTGATCTTTGGCTCAATAACCCAAGAGTTCCAAGAGAAGCATCCGGTACTTCAGGAATGACCGCTGCGATGAACGGATCTGTCAATTTATCCACAGACGATGGCTGGATCCCGGAATTTGCTCAACACGGAGAAAACTCTTTCGTAGTCCCTAAAGCAGATTATCTGAATATGAGTATCTATGAACAGGATAATTATGATTTAAACAAATTATATGAGATCCTTGAAAACGAAATTCTTCCTATGTATTACGATCGTCCGGAACAATGGAGAAAAATCCAGCACAATGCAATGAACGATGTAAAAGATCAGTTCAATAGTGATAGAATGGCAGATGAATATTATAGAGTTCTTTATCATCAAGAATAA
- a CDS encoding T9SS type B sorting domain-containing protein: MRKILLFTFLYISHFLYSQADCATALAVCGNSNITYSPTGYGSIKEMVNSGTCIDASGEHNSIWYKITIATGGTLTFNLVPNNQDADYDWAIFGPNVNCGSLGSAIRCNAATVIGVGAATGLNMTSTITNAIGGSTTPYCRYLDVLPGESYYLFIDNWVSSTSSTTAPFSLTWGGTATLASPFTDPVLQPNPFIPPGIPAANPANPREVIICGNPVVFDFTTLSAGIVNGNPGFSVSYHTSANDALTVNNPITAPLTVNTTTVYYYSISYTDPTNPSSPLNKCKQTGTFKFKDGSIVVKNATLIECNNNNAGTALFDLTTADVTAAPNVFKKYYTSMFDLNAGTNEIINPNAFISAEGTVYVKVTSEYGCSGIAEITLKFHPVVVVNEATLTTCFIESNPSTGSFNLADAFVTNPSNTDKKYYPSEADAIHQTNEILTPLNYIAPNGVVYVRVANNRGCYAVVKVTLVVTPPKYSDVLKDKTICIESKTTLDAGPGFKSYQWGTGATTRTVNVGVGVYWVKLKTGDCFTTQTVKVIPSEQPVISNIEVGSNTITVSVLGGTPPYQYSLDNIIWQDSNIFTNLPRGEYKIFVKDDYNCDPIKVDIVVPNLVNVITPNADGVNDVIDYSALSGKQNLVINIFDRYGTKIHQADKLNGYRWDGTVNGRRVPTGTYWYSVLWNENNNKNTPVKFTGWVLVKNRE, translated from the coding sequence ATGAGAAAAATTTTACTATTTACTTTCTTATATATTTCCCATTTTTTATACTCACAGGCAGATTGTGCCACGGCACTGGCTGTTTGTGGAAATTCGAATATTACTTATAGTCCTACAGGATATGGTAGTATCAAAGAAATGGTAAATTCCGGGACCTGTATAGATGCCTCGGGTGAGCATAATTCAATCTGGTATAAAATTACCATTGCTACAGGAGGTACTCTTACCTTTAATCTGGTTCCCAATAATCAGGATGCTGATTATGACTGGGCTATTTTCGGACCCAATGTGAATTGCGGAAGTCTGGGATCTGCCATACGTTGTAATGCTGCAACAGTTATTGGAGTAGGAGCCGCTACCGGATTAAATATGACCAGTACGATTACAAATGCGATAGGAGGGTCAACAACTCCATATTGTAGATACTTGGATGTGTTACCTGGTGAATCTTATTACTTGTTTATTGATAACTGGGTAAGCAGTACGAGCAGTACAACCGCTCCTTTCTCTTTAACATGGGGTGGAACAGCTACATTAGCTTCTCCGTTTACTGATCCTGTTCTTCAACCTAATCCTTTTATTCCACCAGGAATTCCGGCTGCTAATCCGGCTAATCCAAGAGAAGTTATTATCTGTGGAAATCCTGTTGTATTTGATTTTACAACTTTATCAGCAGGAATCGTTAATGGTAATCCTGGTTTTAGTGTAAGTTATCATACTAGTGCTAACGATGCATTAACGGTAAATAATCCCATTACAGCTCCTCTAACAGTAAATACTACAACGGTTTATTATTACAGTATCAGTTACACAGATCCAACCAACCCAAGCAGCCCCCTCAATAAATGTAAACAGACGGGAACCTTTAAATTTAAGGATGGATCTATTGTTGTAAAAAATGCCACGTTAATAGAATGTAATAACAATAATGCAGGAACGGCTCTTTTTGATCTCACGACCGCCGATGTGACAGCAGCTCCTAATGTTTTTAAGAAATACTATACCAGTATGTTTGATCTTAATGCTGGAACTAATGAGATCATTAATCCGAATGCATTTATCTCTGCTGAAGGAACTGTTTATGTAAAAGTGACTTCTGAGTATGGGTGCAGTGGAATTGCAGAGATTACATTAAAATTTCATCCTGTAGTTGTTGTAAACGAAGCGACTCTTACCACTTGTTTTATAGAGTCTAATCCGAGTACAGGATCTTTTAATCTTGCGGACGCTTTTGTAACGAATCCGAGTAATACAGATAAAAAATATTATCCATCCGAAGCCGATGCCATCCATCAGACCAATGAAATTTTAACCCCGCTGAACTATATTGCACCCAATGGAGTGGTGTATGTAAGAGTTGCCAATAACAGAGGATGTTACGCCGTTGTTAAAGTGACTTTAGTAGTGACTCCTCCGAAATATTCTGATGTACTTAAAGATAAAACTATATGTATAGAAAGTAAAACAACTTTGGATGCAGGACCGGGATTTAAAAGCTATCAGTGGGGCACAGGAGCCACCACTCGCACTGTTAATGTAGGAGTTGGAGTATATTGGGTTAAACTTAAAACCGGAGATTGTTTTACTACCCAAACTGTAAAGGTAATACCTTCTGAACAGCCTGTTATTTCTAATATTGAGGTAGGCAGTAATACCATAACAGTATCTGTACTAGGAGGCACACCGCCTTATCAATACTCGTTGGATAATATTATTTGGCAGGATTCTAATATTTTTACCAATCTTCCAAGAGGAGAGTATAAGATTTTTGTGAAAGATGACTATAATTGTGATCCTATAAAGGTTGATATTGTTGTTCCAAACCTGGTGAATGTTATTACTCCAAATGCTGACGGTGTGAATGATGTGATTGATTATTCTGCATTATCCGGTAAACAAAATCTGGTGATTAATATTTTTGACAGATATGGAACTAAGATTCATCAGGCTGATAAGCTTAACGGCTATAGATGGGATGGAACGGTAAATGGAAGAAGAGTTCCTACTGGTACCTATTGGTATTCCGTATTGTGGAATGAAAATAACAACAAGAATACTCCTGTTAAATTTACTGGCTGGGTATTAGTTAAAAACCGCGAATAA
- a CDS encoding DUF1572 family protein, translating into MKDLFIKRFEYYKSLGDQSFEQIMDEQIFWQYNEESNSIAVIVHHIAGNMLSRWTNFLTEDGEKPWRHRDEEFVNTFKTKDEVLEFWEKGWRCLFEALGQIDEENLYSTIYIRGEGHSVIDAVFRQLAHYPYHIGQIVYIAKMIKNEDWKSLSIARNKSQEFNVDMKNKLFAEESAANSSPVCFQNSPEVRDEYKQ; encoded by the coding sequence ATGAAAGACCTGTTTATAAAACGCTTTGAATATTATAAATCCCTTGGTGATCAGTCATTTGAACAGATAATGGATGAACAGATTTTTTGGCAGTATAATGAAGAAAGCAATTCCATTGCAGTCATTGTACATCATATTGCAGGAAATATGCTTTCAAGATGGACTAATTTCCTTACTGAAGATGGTGAAAAACCCTGGCGCCATCGTGACGAAGAGTTTGTGAATACTTTTAAAACTAAAGACGAGGTACTTGAGTTTTGGGAAAAAGGCTGGCGTTGTCTTTTTGAAGCTTTAGGTCAGATTGATGAAGAAAATCTTTATTCTACAATCTATATAAGAGGAGAAGGGCATTCTGTTATTGATGCCGTTTTTAGGCAACTCGCTCATTATCCATATCATATCGGACAGATTGTTTATATCGCTAAAATGATTAAAAATGAAGACTGGAAATCGCTTTCTATTGCCAGAAACAAATCGCAGGAGTTCAATGTTGACATGAAAAATAAATTATTTGCAGAAGAATCGGCTGCCAATTCATCACCCGTTTGTTTTCAAAACAGCCCGGAGGTAAGAGACGAATATAAACAATAG
- the mtaB gene encoding tRNA (N(6)-L-threonylcarbamoyladenosine(37)-C(2))-methylthiotransferase MtaB, whose protein sequence is MSAFQRTAAYHTLGCKLNFAETSTIARQLTDAGYDKVSFDEKANIYVINTCSVTENADRECKLHVKRAMKANPDGLVVIVGCYAQLKPEEISQIEGVDLVLGAKEKFNILSYLDDLEKSDNEGIVHSCEIEETDFFIGSYSIGDRTRAFLKVQDGCDYKCTYCTIPLARGISRSDTIENVLKNATEIAGRDIKEIVLTGVNIGDYGKGEFGNKRHEHTFLDLISELDKVAGIERIRISSIEPNLLKDESIELVSKSRSFVPHFHIPLQSGCDDLLKKMKRRYLTKLYNNRVNKIREVMPDAAIGVDVIVGFPGETEEKFMETYNFLNELPITYLHVFTYSERENTEAAAMEGVIPVAERKKRNKMLRILSEKKKMAFYQTQLGKTLPVLWEHENKDGKMFGFTENYVRVQKDFDPAFVNQIEFLNLEKILSDGTVSVQSSYQNFLAKA, encoded by the coding sequence ATGTCTGCTTTTCAAAGAACTGCCGCGTATCACACACTTGGCTGCAAATTAAATTTTGCAGAAACATCTACTATTGCCCGTCAATTAACAGATGCAGGTTATGATAAGGTAAGCTTTGATGAGAAAGCAAATATTTATGTAATCAACACATGCTCAGTTACTGAAAATGCAGACCGTGAATGTAAGCTTCATGTAAAAAGAGCAATGAAAGCCAATCCAGATGGACTGGTGGTTATTGTTGGGTGCTATGCACAGCTGAAACCTGAAGAAATTTCACAAATTGAAGGAGTAGACCTTGTTTTAGGGGCTAAAGAAAAATTTAATATTCTAAGCTACCTTGATGATTTAGAGAAATCAGATAATGAGGGAATCGTTCATTCATGCGAGATTGAAGAAACCGATTTCTTTATCGGAAGTTATTCTATTGGAGACAGAACAAGAGCATTCCTGAAAGTTCAGGACGGATGTGATTACAAATGTACTTACTGTACCATTCCATTAGCAAGAGGGATTTCTCGTTCAGATACCATCGAAAATGTTCTTAAGAATGCGACAGAAATTGCAGGAAGAGACATCAAAGAAATCGTTCTTACCGGAGTCAATATTGGTGATTATGGGAAAGGTGAGTTTGGAAACAAACGACACGAACATACTTTCTTGGATCTTATTTCAGAATTAGATAAAGTAGCAGGGATCGAAAGAATCCGTATTTCTTCCATTGAACCTAATCTTTTAAAAGATGAAAGTATCGAACTGGTTTCTAAAAGCAGAAGCTTTGTTCCGCATTTTCATATTCCGTTACAATCAGGATGCGATGATTTATTGAAAAAAATGAAACGTCGTTATCTAACAAAACTGTACAATAACAGGGTAAACAAAATCCGTGAGGTAATGCCTGACGCTGCTATTGGTGTGGATGTTATTGTTGGATTCCCTGGAGAAACAGAAGAAAAGTTTATGGAAACCTATAATTTTCTTAACGAACTTCCTATTACCTACCTTCATGTATTTACTTATTCTGAAAGAGAAAATACAGAGGCCGCTGCAATGGAAGGCGTAATTCCGGTAGCTGAAAGAAAAAAACGTAATAAAATGCTGAGAATTCTTTCTGAAAAGAAAAAAATGGCATTTTATCAGACCCAACTTGGAAAAACACTTCCTGTACTTTGGGAGCACGAAAATAAAGACGGGAAAATGTTTGGCTTCACAGAAAACTATGTGAGAGTCCAGAAAGACTTTGATCCTGCATTCGTCAATCAAATCGAATTTCTAAATTTAGAAAAAATCCTGTCAGATGGCACAGTTTCTGTGCAATCTTCCTACCAAAATTTTTTAGCAAAAGCATAG